The Podarcis raffonei isolate rPodRaf1 chromosome 7, rPodRaf1.pri, whole genome shotgun sequence nucleotide sequence CTTCAACATTGCTTATTTTAAATGGTCATTAAGATCTCTTTGGAATTGCCTTTCCTTAAAGGAGGTATCCTAATGCCACATGTATTCATTGATGGAACTGTTTTAAAATGGTATCCGACTTAAGTCAGGACTCTGAGCTAGATCTACCGAAGCTAACTTAATTTGATTTCATATGCATTTTATTTCATGATTGCATGAGCTATCTTGTTAGGGCTATCCCCTAAGAAATGGCCTTTTTATAAGGatgcaataacagcaacaacGGCTTTTCTCACCAAAAAAATCTCCCTTGCGGTAGCAGGTATAATTTTGCTGTTAAATAGAGACATTTTCTAGAATGGCATGTGAATTCCAGATCTTAAATAAGAGTTGgtattcaactaggttttactcaagagcagactcactgaaattaaaatTAGTTTAACCCAAGGGTCttgtaaaacttagctgaataccacccaaggAATTTTTAATAGAACAGATGTTGTATCAACATGGATTTGAACAGCATTAGTATTTGATTTTGTATTCTACTCCTAAATGCCACTCATGACATCTGACCAAAGGTCTGTGTGCAGGTTTTATCCAGCTAGGCACCTTCTCTTTTTCATCTGGAGCACTGATAAATAGCCCAGTGCCCAGGACTCAAGCCCTGTACACAAATGCCACACAGTCCACATACCTGTTGGTATTATTTCATAGGAGCAAAGGAGCCTTCCTTCTGCTGAGCTAGACCTTTGGTCAATCTTAGCCAAGTATTGTGTACCCTGActgacagctgctctccagcatctAAGGGTCTTCTCCATCATCTGATGCCTGGGATCCTTTTAATAGAAGATGCCAGAGATTAAACATCAGGCCTTCTGTGCACAAAGCATTTGCTCTGATCTGTGGCGCTTCCCTTCTTGTGTATTGCATGACAAGGTAGATTTAAATTGTAGATGCCTATTTATTGATTTTGGATATTAAAAAAGATTTACTGATTCTGTGCTTCATGTTTTCACACAAAACCTGTATACAGCTGATAAGGAGGTTCCTCACTTGCCCACAGCTGTGATAATTACTATCCACATTCTGTGAGCTTTTGCTTCATTTGCACCTCTTCCCAAAGCTAGAAAGCCTAttctagggttgtcatatttcaaaaactgaaaatctggacacacaaGTTTTAGGAAAtcaacacttctgacatgggttgccatacacccgggttttcccagacatttccccAATTTTCGGAAATTCTGTTTCTCTAACCAGAAGGCTTTGTGGATTGTGAAAGGCTGAACTGACCAAAGCTGTTTTGACAAACAAGGCTTCTAGATATTCCAGTTGCATTTAGACATAATGCGCAGATTGCAAGTATATTTTGATAGGAAAAAGAAACCCAAAccatgtatatatatttaaatactaTTTTCAGGAGTATATTCAAGCACATTCAACATGTTTATATTTGAAAATTGCGTAACTACAAATATGACTTAATATGCTGTCCTGTTGTTTAGATGCTCAACCTACAGAATCAGAAAAAGAAATTTATAATCAGGTAAATGTAGTGTTAAAGGATGCAGAAGGAATCCTGGAAGACTTGCAGTCATACAGAGGAGCCGGTCATGAAATACGAGAGGTAAAAAGCATAATTGGATGGAGTATTTTGTAATCAATTTAGTGATGCTACGTATCATACTTTGCATTAGTGATTATGactttaataaaggtaaagggacccctgaccattaggtccagtcataaccgactctggggttgtggcactcatcttgctttattggccgagggagccggcatacagcttccgggtcatgtggccagcatgactaagccgcttctggcgaaccagagcagcgcatggaaatgccgtttaccttcccgccagagcggtacctatttatctacttgcactttgacatgctttcgaactgctaggagggcaggagcagggaccgagcaacgggagctcaccctgtcgcggggattcgaaccaccgaccttctgattggcaagtcctaggctctgtggtttaacccacagcgccaccgtccCATATGACCTTAATACAGATCAGTTAAAGGTTCAGTTTCTGCCAGAGTCTCTATAACTTTTAATAGTATGCTCTGTGTGCAAGTAATTTTTACTATCTTGTTTTCACTGCCCTCTCGGCAGCCCTGAAACAGAGGTCATTTTGGACCCTTTCCGGATAATCAGATTTATATTGCAAACATGCAGTGTGAATGTTTCTCACTTGTTGCACCAACACCCACATTTTCTTTCCTTGGCGCCACAATTCTATTTCAGGGTATCCCATCTGTAATATTTAGTTCCGGGGGGAATCCGTCACCCAGAGAGTGCCTGACATTCTTCTGATATTGTTGCATGACATGTAGTCGTGCAGGAAGCTTGGGCTGCACCATTGCTCAGCAGTGGAACATGAAAACTGCACACAGAAGGCTCCAGATTCAGCCCTTGGCATCTCATGTTAAAAGGATATCAGGCACCATGTCTGGGAGAGACCTCTGCCCTGAGACcttggggagcagctgccagttgGTGGAAGAATGATCTGACAATAGTACGAGTCTCATTAATCAGCAGTGcaatttcccttcttccccccgcTCTTGCCTTTGCAATGAGGTGATCCTCGTTCTCCAGGCTGCAGGCTATTGACATGAGAGTGAGACTTGTGTACTGCGAGAGCTTCACCTAGGCTTTTTTTTTCTCCCCGAGCTCCTCTAGGGcactgtttcccaaccttgggcctccagatgtttttggcctacaactcccatcatccctagctagcaagaccagtggtcagggatgatgggaattgtagttcaaaaacagctggaggcccaaggttgggaaacactgctctagggaATGTGCATGGTCACACAGAACAATGTCTCTGTTTTGTCGTCTTATGGCTTGGTTGTCCCATATATGATTTAAATGTAGAGGAAACTATACTGTAAAGCAAACATTATTATAACGCAAACATCCTTGCTTGTGTTTAATTGTTCCAGGCAATACAGCACCCCTCTGATGAGAGGCTCCAGGAGAAGGCATGGGGTGCGGTTGTCCCTCTAGTGGGCAAACTAAAGAAATTCTATGAATTTTCTCAAAGACTTGGTAAGTGTCAGTAGTAACTAATTGATTGATTTGCTCCATATTATTCTATGATCTACCATGTAATTAAGGCCAGGATCCCACGGTGTTAACTATTTTAGCATGGTCAAATTTGTTGATATTAGTGCTAATGACTTGTATTGCTAATTTACTACCTACACAGAAATGTTGACATTTACTGCTAATTtgctgggtttgttttttgttgtttgtaattTCTAGTCTAATGTATCTTGGCACCGATACAAACTGCTTTTGAGGAAGGTTGAAGGACTCTCCTTTTTGGGGGGTAGTCCACTGGCACCTAGGATTTTATAACGCCTCGATTGTGGCCTGCTTTTGTAATCATCCAGAACGACAGGACGTTCAACACATTCACACTGTTTTATGTAACTGTCCCCCTTGTTCTTGCGTGCAGAAGCTGCATTACGAGGTCTTCTTGGGGCTCTGACAAGCACTCCATATTCTCCCACGCAGCACCTGGAGCGAGAGCAGGCTCTTGCAAAACAGTTTGCGGAAATCCTTCATTTCACACTTCGTTTTGATGAGCTGAAGGTAAGTCCAGAATTATCCCCACATAGCGCTTGTCCAAACTGAACGGTCGCAAAGCAGCTCTGATCCGTGTTACAGTGTTGCACAGTGCTTGTTTGTCCATTGATCCGATGTTGCTGTAAACAAATATGGAAATCCCTTTCCATTTTTGCTCCTGGATGGCAGCCAAGGACTGTTAACCCTGATCTTACTGATTGTTCAAGCTCGTCACTTcactaaggacataagaagaacacTACTGGACCAGAACAGAGGAGCATCTTAGTCCAATTACCCATTCCTCATACTGGCACAAAATGCTGGAGGTTCTCCATGCAGGGACAGTATGGCCATATCTATAAGTATCCAGGCAGAGCTACCTGTCCTGCTAACAGCGGCAACTAATGCTTGCCCGATTCGGCTGCTACCTATTCCATATTACTGTATTAGGCAACATACATGAAATCACATGTGTTCTGTAGTATTCTGGATATTTAATAGCCTAGTTATGCAGGATTCTGCCTTGACAAAATAATATTTAGGATCCTGCCCTAGACCACCACTTCAGTGCAGGACCTCAAGATGCTGGCCTCATTTCCCAGGTCTTCACAGAACTGAAATCCCTGGCCCCTTCAGAACGAGTTAGGGTATGATGTGCACTTGTCACCAatacatcctccccccccccctttctagatGACGAATCCTGCAATTCAGAATGACTTCAGCTACTACAGAAGAACCTTGAGTCGTATGAGGATCAATAACGTTCCAGTAAGTACCCTTCTGTAGAAGTGAAGAAGGTATTTCTATGTGACCCTTGTACCACTTAcgctgtttattcaaaaccagtgaagattgtgattttttaaaattttatacttTGGTAGGCAGAAGGAGAAAATGAAGTAAATAACGAATTGGCCAACAgaatgtctttattt carries:
- the CYRIB gene encoding CYFIP-related Rac1 interactor B isoform X1 — protein: MGNLLKVLTCTDLEQGPNFFLDFENAQPTESEKEIYNQVNVVLKDAEGILEDLQSYRGAGHEIREAIQHPSDERLQEKAWGAVVPLVGKLKKFYEFSQRLEAALRGLLGALTSTPYSPTQHLEREQALAKQFAEILHFTLRFDELKMTNPAIQNDFSYYRRTLSRMRINNVPAEGENEVNNELANRMSLFYAEATPMLKTLSDATTKFVSENKNLPIENTTDCLSTMASVCRVMLETPEYRSRFTNEQTVSFCLRVMVGVIILYDHVHPVGAFAKTSKIDMKGCIKVLKDQPPNSVEGLLNALRYLAFERGITVHNKTFE
- the CYRIB gene encoding CYFIP-related Rac1 interactor B isoform X2 encodes the protein MGNLLKVLTCTDLEQGPNFFLDFENAQPTESEKEIYNQVNVVLKDAEGILEDLQSYRGAGHEIREAIQHPSDERLQEKAWGAVVPLVGKLKKFYEFSQRLEAALRGLLGALTSTPYSPTQHLEREQALAKQFAEILHFTLRFDELKMTNPAIQNDFSYYRRTLSRMRINNVPAEGENEVNNELANRMSLFYAEATPMLKTLSDATTKFVSENKNLPIENTTDCLSTMASVCRVMLETPEYRSRFTNEQTVSFCLRVMVGVIILYDHVHPVGAFAKTSKIDMKGCIKVLKDQPPNSVEGLLNALRYTTKHLNDETTSKQIKSMLQ